One stretch of Deinococcus ficus DNA includes these proteins:
- a CDS encoding glycosyltransferase codes for MAVLPSLWPGGAEMQLVHLLLGLPRDEYECELVTLLSVPDGNALSARLEAGGVPWTDLGIAPALDRPMGAGHAARNLLIARRRLARRIEVFQPDVVYSRLWYAGVAVGSLNRRTLGFRHVANEELTLDAQIDRGRVKRWLRGWVIRQADRWVVPTEGLRVQFVRAGAPADQGQVIHNATPLPPLRKEASGMAGAGPLRVAAMGRLVPDKGFDRLLDVAAELRRRGVPVLVEVAGEGPERAALEDRARALGVADTVRFIGYVPDPLAFLQAHDVFVLTSRAEGFANVLVEAMACGLPAVSFDIDFGPRELVVHGETGYLVPDGEAGGMAARLHALAADPALRARLGRAGRERAATQFSIDRMTARFAALFRDVTRPPARAGGEHHVWNSWHRSRP; via the coding sequence ATGGCGGTGCTGCCCTCCCTGTGGCCGGGCGGCGCGGAAATGCAGCTGGTGCACCTGCTGCTGGGCCTGCCCCGCGACGAGTACGAGTGTGAACTGGTCACGCTGCTGAGCGTGCCGGACGGCAACGCCCTCAGCGCCCGGCTGGAGGCGGGCGGTGTGCCCTGGACGGACCTGGGCATCGCCCCGGCACTGGACCGGCCGATGGGGGCCGGGCACGCCGCCCGCAACCTGCTGATCGCCCGGCGCCGCCTCGCGCGGCGCATCGAGGTTTTTCAGCCGGACGTGGTGTACTCGCGCCTGTGGTACGCGGGCGTGGCGGTGGGCAGCCTGAACCGCCGCACCCTGGGGTTCCGGCACGTCGCGAACGAGGAACTCACCCTGGACGCCCAGATCGACCGGGGCCGCGTGAAGCGCTGGCTGCGAGGCTGGGTGATCCGGCAGGCGGACCGCTGGGTGGTCCCGACCGAGGGCCTGCGCGTTCAGTTCGTGCGGGCCGGCGCCCCGGCCGATCAGGGCCAGGTGATTCACAACGCCACGCCGCTGCCCCCCCTCCGGAAAGAGGCGTCCGGGATGGCCGGGGCCGGCCCGCTGAGGGTCGCGGCGATGGGCCGGCTGGTGCCGGACAAGGGCTTTGACCGCCTGCTGGACGTGGCCGCCGAGTTGCGGCGCCGCGGCGTGCCGGTGCTGGTCGAGGTGGCCGGGGAAGGGCCGGAACGGGCCGCCCTGGAGGACCGCGCCCGGGCCCTGGGCGTGGCGGACACGGTGAGGTTCATCGGGTACGTGCCGGATCCCCTGGCCTTCTTGCAGGCGCACGACGTGTTCGTCCTGACCTCCCGCGCCGAGGGGTTCGCGAACGTGCTGGTCGAGGCGATGGCCTGCGGCCTGCCGGCCGTGAGCTTCGACATCGACTTCGGCCCGCGGGAACTGGTCGTGCACGGCGAGACGGGGTACCTCGTCCCGGACGGCGAGGCGGGCGGCATGGCCGCGCGCCTGCACGCCCTGGCCGCCGACCCGGCCCTGCGCGCCCGCCTGGGCCGCGCCGGCCGGGAGCGCGCGGCCACGCAGTTTTCGATTGACCGGATGACGGCGCGGTTCGCGGCGCTGTTCCGGGACGTGACGCGGCCCCCTGCCCGGGCCGGAGGGGAACACCATGTGTGGAATTCTTGGCACCGTTCACGACCGTGA
- a CDS encoding glycosyltransferase family 4 protein: MRASAPGPGRRVLWVATGARGGIHGYGRALETTGLFADWGVERLVTHDDGSRRRRAALFARAAGTLVWRCLTARPALVHLHSAAYGSFVRKGLLLWAARGVFRVPAVLHLHAGEFEDFYRRCPAPAQSLVRATLRRADRVVTLSPALGAAVQRIAPGARVTVAENGVRLAPEPRVLAGPAPRVLFVGVLIERKDPLALLRAWAACLRPPGATLRFAGDGPLRAEMEALIHAEGLQGSVELLGWLDPQDVAAQLDRADVLVLPSHFEGQPLALLEGMARGLALVSTWVGGIPDLIEDGVSGRLVPPGDTPALTAALDEVLNDPDARQRLGQAAYARAQARYDIRRTAERLHDLYRQLSGPPALTPGGTAAGGAHD; encoded by the coding sequence GTGAGGGCGTCCGCCCCCGGGCCGGGCCGGCGCGTGCTGTGGGTCGCGACCGGCGCCCGGGGCGGCATTCACGGGTATGGCCGGGCGCTGGAGACCACCGGCCTCTTCGCGGACTGGGGTGTGGAGCGGCTGGTCACGCATGACGACGGCAGCCGGCGGCGGCGCGCGGCGCTGTTCGCCCGGGCTGCCGGGACGCTGGTGTGGCGGTGCCTGACGGCCCGCCCGGCCCTGGTGCACCTGCACTCGGCGGCGTACGGCAGCTTCGTGCGCAAGGGCCTGCTGCTGTGGGCGGCGCGCGGCGTGTTCCGGGTGCCGGCCGTGCTGCACCTGCACGCCGGGGAATTCGAGGACTTCTACCGCCGCTGCCCGGCCCCGGCGCAGTCGCTGGTGCGGGCCACGCTGCGGCGCGCGGACCGGGTGGTGACGCTCTCCCCCGCCCTGGGCGCGGCCGTGCAGCGCATCGCGCCGGGCGCCCGGGTGACCGTGGCCGAAAACGGCGTGCGGTTGGCACCCGAACCCCGCGTTCTGGCCGGGCCCGCGCCGCGGGTGCTGTTCGTAGGCGTGCTGATCGAGCGCAAGGACCCGCTGGCGCTGCTGCGCGCCTGGGCCGCCTGCCTGCGCCCGCCCGGCGCGACCCTGCGGTTCGCCGGCGACGGCCCCCTGCGCGCGGAGATGGAAGCCCTGATCCACGCCGAGGGCCTGCAGGGCAGCGTGGAGCTGCTCGGGTGGCTGGACCCGCAGGACGTCGCGGCGCAGCTGGACCGCGCGGACGTGCTAGTGCTGCCCTCGCACTTCGAGGGGCAGCCGCTGGCGCTGCTCGAAGGCATGGCACGCGGGCTGGCGCTGGTGTCCACCTGGGTGGGCGGCATCCCGGACCTGATCGAGGACGGCGTCAGCGGCCGGCTGGTGCCGCCGGGGGACACGCCGGCCCTCACGGCGGCGCTGGACGAGGTCCTGAACGACCCGGATGCCCGGCAGCGCCTGGGACAGGCCGCGTACGCCCGGGCGCAGGCGCGCTACGACATCCGGCGCACCGCAGAGCGCCTGCACGACCTGTACCGGCAGCTGAGCGGGCCGCCGGCCCTCACCCCGGGCGGCACCGCCGCAGGAGGAGCCCATGACTAG
- a CDS encoding UDP-glucose dehydrogenase family protein: MNITIVGTGYVGLGTAIMLAYLGYQVTGLDSDQAKIDGLRSGALPIYEPGLEELLSSASANLHWTTSYADAIPHADVIFICVGTPPLPDGHPNLSYLESAVRSVAENLDGKPQIIVNKSTVPIGTGDWVLRILEEHAARHAGSRYEVVSNPEFLREGTALGDSLYPDRIVLGGSAWATGRLRELYAPLIEQTFEAPPHIPRPRGYMQPAVVETTLTSAEMIKYAANAFLALKISFANEIAGLCECVGADIQEVTAGIGLDHRIGTPFLAAGAGWGGSCFGKDTSALISTGQDYGYSMPILRAAISVNDRQRHLVIEKLQKHLRLLKGKRVAVLGMAFKPNTDDLRDAPAHDFITRLSQLGASVVAYDPVAMPRARREWQHLTYVEAASAQAALHGADAVIIATEWSEFRTLNWSEAVCTMRTRVIVDARNILTLPLQVPAVLEQIGRDHPRPSFLPAEHQPAAPQPGVQVGA; encoded by the coding sequence ATGAACATCACCATTGTCGGCACTGGATACGTGGGCCTGGGCACCGCCATCATGCTCGCCTACCTGGGTTACCAGGTCACCGGCCTGGACAGCGACCAGGCGAAGATCGACGGCCTGCGCTCCGGCGCGCTGCCCATCTACGAGCCCGGCCTGGAGGAGCTGCTGAGCAGCGCCAGCGCGAACCTGCACTGGACGACCAGTTACGCCGACGCCATCCCGCACGCCGACGTGATCTTCATCTGCGTGGGCACGCCGCCCCTGCCCGACGGCCACCCGAACCTCAGCTACCTGGAAAGCGCCGTGCGCAGCGTTGCGGAGAACCTGGACGGCAAACCGCAGATCATCGTGAACAAAAGCACCGTGCCCATCGGCACCGGCGACTGGGTGCTGCGCATCCTGGAAGAACACGCCGCCCGGCACGCAGGCAGCCGCTACGAGGTCGTGAGCAACCCGGAATTCCTGCGGGAAGGCACCGCGCTCGGCGACAGCCTGTACCCGGACCGGATCGTGCTGGGCGGCAGCGCCTGGGCCACCGGCCGCCTGCGGGAGCTGTACGCCCCGCTGATCGAGCAGACCTTCGAGGCGCCCCCCCATATTCCCCGTCCGCGCGGGTACATGCAGCCGGCCGTGGTGGAAACCACCCTGACCAGCGCCGAGATGATCAAGTACGCCGCGAACGCCTTCCTTGCCCTCAAGATCAGCTTCGCGAACGAGATCGCGGGCCTGTGCGAGTGCGTCGGGGCGGACATTCAGGAAGTCACGGCCGGCATCGGCCTGGACCACCGCATCGGCACGCCCTTCCTCGCGGCGGGCGCCGGCTGGGGCGGCAGCTGCTTCGGCAAGGACACCAGCGCCCTGATCAGCACCGGCCAGGACTACGGGTACAGCATGCCGATCCTGCGCGCGGCGATCAGCGTGAACGACCGCCAGCGGCACCTCGTGATCGAGAAGCTGCAAAAGCACCTGCGGCTGCTGAAAGGCAAGCGCGTGGCGGTGCTGGGCATGGCCTTCAAACCCAACACCGACGACCTGCGCGACGCGCCCGCACACGACTTCATCACGCGGCTCTCGCAACTCGGCGCCAGCGTCGTCGCGTACGACCCGGTCGCCATGCCCCGCGCCCGGCGCGAATGGCAGCACCTGACCTACGTCGAGGCCGCCTCCGCCCAGGCGGCGCTGCACGGCGCGGACGCCGTGATCATCGCCACCGAATGGAGCGAATTCCGCACCCTGAACTGGAGTGAGGCGGTGTGCACCATGCGGACCCGGGTGATCGTGGACGCCCGCAACATCCTCACCCTGCCGCTGCAGGTGCCGGCCGTGCTGGAACAGATCGGCCGCGACCATCCCCGCCCCAGCTTCCTCCCGGCCGAGCACCAGCCGGCCGCGCCGCAGCCCGGCGTGCAGGTCGGCGCATGA
- a CDS encoding UDP-glucuronic acid decarboxylase family protein: protein MKLLLTGSAGFIGSHLAEHFLAHGHEVIGVDNYLSGQPRHTRHLLAHPGFSFVEADVSMGLPTDTGPLNWVLHFASPASPPHYQQHAIETLMVGAQGTQHALDLARRSGARFLLASTSEVYGDPQVHPQPEAYWGHVNPNGVRSCYDEAKRYAEAITCAYHREHGLDTRIIRIFNTYGPHMRPDDGRVVTNFINQALAGEALTVQGDGQQTRSFQYVSDLVAGIAALMALPGPHPHPVNLGTTDAITVLRFAQIVRDAIDPTLPIRFVPLAADDPRQRQPDITLARTLLGWSPQVSLTDGLTRTIAYFRALRAEQQPVPTSGPAWMRGAADAGQSAATPGD from the coding sequence ATGAAGCTGCTGCTCACCGGAAGCGCCGGATTTATCGGCAGCCACCTCGCGGAACACTTCCTGGCGCATGGCCACGAGGTCATCGGGGTGGACAACTACCTCAGCGGGCAGCCGCGCCACACCCGGCACCTGCTGGCCCACCCGGGCTTCAGCTTCGTGGAGGCCGACGTCAGCATGGGCCTGCCCACCGACACCGGGCCGCTGAACTGGGTGCTGCACTTCGCGTCCCCGGCCAGCCCGCCCCACTACCAGCAGCACGCCATCGAGACCCTGATGGTCGGCGCGCAGGGCACCCAGCACGCCCTGGACCTCGCCCGGCGCAGCGGCGCGCGCTTCCTGCTCGCCTCGACCTCGGAGGTGTACGGCGACCCGCAGGTGCACCCGCAACCCGAAGCCTACTGGGGCCACGTCAACCCCAACGGAGTGAGAAGCTGCTACGACGAGGCGAAACGCTACGCCGAGGCGATCACCTGCGCGTACCACCGCGAGCACGGCCTGGACACGCGGATCATCCGGATCTTCAACACGTACGGCCCGCACATGCGACCCGACGACGGCCGGGTCGTCACGAACTTCATCAACCAGGCGCTGGCCGGCGAGGCGCTGACCGTGCAGGGCGACGGCCAGCAGACCCGCAGCTTCCAGTACGTCTCGGACCTCGTGGCCGGCATCGCGGCGCTCATGGCGCTCCCCGGCCCCCACCCACATCCGGTGAACCTGGGCACCACCGACGCCATCACCGTGCTGCGCTTCGCGCAGATCGTGCGCGACGCCATCGACCCCACCCTGCCCATCCGGTTCGTGCCGCTGGCCGCCGACGACCCCCGCCAGCGCCAGCCGGACATCACGCTCGCCCGCACCCTGCTCGGCTGGTCTCCGCAGGTCAGCCTGACCGACGGCCTGACCCGCACCATCGCGTACTTCCGCGCCCTGCGCGCCGAACAGCAGCCTGTCCCCACGTCCGGTCCGGCCTGGATGAGGGGCGCTGCAGACGCCGGTCAGAGCGCCGCCACGCCGGGCGACTGA
- a CDS encoding exopolysaccharide biosynthesis polyprenyl glycosylphosphotransferase, with translation MLTVHTLRAVPHSAQSMALLYFKRRLMNGAVLLAGDLIALEGALYLAGQLRTWLFGELSLPSWSGLLAATWLLGAYLNKLLPSWGLGVVEEVRRVTGLVALVFLVTVLSIVLVGQAGDFSRLVLGLGALIAFPAVLLTRYVTRHLLMRAGLWGVPTVVYGAHEGVIAALQATPGLGYLPVGIFDNAAHGRLLGVPVLGNLNEIKPGEPAAPVAIVALPQLERDAFTQLLEGTLRSYRKVVVISAMSDMPSLWAMSVDMGGILGLELTRNLLDPTARVLKRAFDLTTTLVTAVFWVPLCLLIAAGLWLETRTSPLFVQERVGEGGRHFFTWKFRTMVPDAELVLQRHLAQNPALREEWETHFKLRVDPRITRLGGLLRKTSLDELPQLVNVLRGEMSLVGPRPLPAYHESQLLARTRQVRVQVQPGMTGLWQVSGRSSAGNAGMERWDPYYVRNWSLWLDLVILFRTVRVVVLGSGAY, from the coding sequence GTGCTCACCGTTCACACCCTCCGCGCCGTTCCGCACTCCGCGCAGTCCATGGCCCTGCTGTACTTCAAGCGGCGGCTCATGAACGGCGCCGTGCTGCTCGCGGGCGACCTGATCGCCCTGGAAGGCGCCCTGTACCTGGCCGGGCAGCTGCGCACCTGGCTGTTCGGGGAACTCTCGTTGCCGTCCTGGAGCGGTCTGCTGGCCGCCACCTGGCTGCTCGGCGCGTACCTGAACAAGCTGCTGCCCAGCTGGGGACTGGGCGTGGTGGAGGAGGTGCGGCGCGTCACCGGACTGGTCGCCCTGGTATTCCTGGTGACGGTGCTGTCCATCGTGCTGGTCGGGCAGGCCGGGGACTTCAGCCGCCTGGTGCTGGGCCTGGGCGCCCTGATCGCCTTTCCAGCGGTGCTGTTGACCCGCTACGTGACCCGGCACCTGCTGATGCGCGCCGGGCTGTGGGGCGTGCCCACCGTCGTGTACGGCGCGCATGAGGGCGTCATCGCGGCGCTGCAGGCCACGCCCGGCCTGGGGTACCTGCCGGTCGGCATCTTTGACAATGCCGCCCACGGGCGCCTGCTGGGCGTGCCGGTCCTCGGCAACCTGAACGAGATCAAGCCCGGCGAACCGGCTGCGCCGGTCGCGATCGTGGCCCTGCCGCAACTCGAACGCGACGCGTTCACGCAACTGCTGGAAGGCACCCTGCGCTCCTACCGGAAGGTGGTCGTCATCTCCGCCATGTCGGACATGCCCTCGCTGTGGGCGATGTCCGTGGACATGGGCGGCATTCTGGGCCTGGAACTCACCCGCAACCTGCTGGACCCCACCGCCCGGGTGCTCAAACGCGCCTTTGACCTGACCACCACCCTCGTGACCGCCGTGTTCTGGGTGCCGCTGTGCCTGCTGATCGCCGCGGGCCTGTGGCTCGAAACCCGCACCAGCCCGCTGTTCGTGCAGGAACGGGTGGGGGAGGGCGGCCGGCACTTCTTCACCTGGAAGTTCCGCACCATGGTCCCGGACGCTGAATTGGTCCTTCAGCGGCACCTCGCACAGAACCCCGCCCTGCGGGAGGAATGGGAGACGCACTTCAAGCTGCGCGTGGACCCGCGCATCACCCGCCTGGGCGGGCTGCTGCGCAAGACCAGCCTGGATGAACTCCCGCAGCTCGTGAATGTCCTGCGGGGCGAGATGAGCCTCGTCGGGCCGCGCCCGCTGCCCGCCTACCACGAGTCGCAGCTGCTGGCCCGGACGCGGCAGGTGCGGGTGCAGGTGCAGCCCGGCATGACGGGGCTGTGGCAGGTGTCTGGCCGGTCCTCGGCCGGGAATGCCGGCATGGAACGCTGGGACCCGTACTACGTCCGCAACTGGTCGCTGTGGCTGGACCTGGTGATTCTCTTCCGCACCGTTCGCGTGGTTGTGCTGGGCTCCGGCGCGTACTGA
- the asnB gene encoding asparagine synthase (glutamine-hydrolyzing) has translation MCGILGTVHDREIERSPLDLRALQHRGPDAQGSQVRGSAVLGHTRLSIIDLSGGAQPMSDVNGLATIVFNGEIYNHAALRRELEAAGQRFATHSDTEVILGAYLAWGEAGFARLRGMYAFALHDRRDGRTVLARDPFGIKPLYWMHTPRALHFASEMGALLDLAGSRPALDLTSVMETLTHRYAYGEYTLYEGVRRLAPGTALVIADRLDMVRPVRFASVADEVERHRLAGLGAPAPTSAEVEERVLDSVSHHTIADVPLGCFLSGGLDSSVVAQCLSREGGGPLRAYSVGFQGAQSEVSELPHARAVAAAIGADLREIELRPADFADLAPVLSGSLNGPFADPADIAMLKLSLAAAEDVKVVLSGEGGDEAFAGYPKYAVDRHAGLLGPAMGTVRGLLGRRSRLGIAANALAERDRAVRWMRWFENDAAPAGLVGALRQGGAQPGRACAWVEDRLAQYPAGWSDLQRMQVLDLESWLPNNLLSRGDYTTMQASIEQRVPMLDLALTPWAVALPDRVKLRGLRGKMPVRRAFAPHLPKQVLDRPKSGFRLPLGEWLRGDPGLRDMAHDHLLAPGAALRQWMTTAEVQDLLSPEALSSTGGAKLAWTALCLELWLGAARPQRVLA, from the coding sequence ATGTGTGGAATTCTTGGCACCGTTCACGACCGTGAGATCGAGCGTTCGCCCCTGGACCTGCGGGCCCTGCAGCACCGCGGCCCGGACGCCCAGGGCAGCCAGGTGCGGGGCAGCGCGGTGCTGGGCCACACGCGGCTGAGCATCATCGACCTGAGCGGCGGCGCGCAGCCCATGAGCGACGTGAACGGCCTGGCGACCATCGTATTCAACGGGGAGATCTACAACCACGCCGCCCTGCGCCGCGAACTGGAAGCCGCCGGGCAGCGCTTCGCGACGCACAGCGACACCGAGGTGATCCTCGGCGCGTACCTGGCGTGGGGCGAGGCCGGCTTCGCGCGGCTGCGCGGCATGTACGCCTTCGCGCTGCACGACCGCCGGGACGGACGCACGGTGCTGGCCCGCGACCCGTTCGGCATCAAGCCGCTGTACTGGATGCACACACCCCGCGCGCTGCACTTCGCGTCCGAGATGGGCGCCCTGCTGGATCTGGCGGGCTCGCGCCCGGCCCTGGATCTGACGTCCGTGATGGAGACCCTCACGCACCGCTACGCCTACGGGGAGTACACCCTGTACGAGGGCGTGCGGCGCCTGGCACCCGGCACCGCCCTGGTGATCGCCGACCGGCTGGACATGGTGCGCCCGGTGCGGTTTGCCAGCGTGGCCGACGAAGTCGAACGGCACCGCCTGGCGGGCCTGGGCGCCCCGGCGCCCACGTCCGCGGAGGTGGAGGAACGGGTGCTGGACAGCGTCTCGCATCACACCATCGCGGACGTGCCGCTGGGCTGCTTCCTGAGCGGCGGCCTGGATTCCAGCGTGGTGGCGCAGTGCCTGTCACGGGAAGGCGGCGGGCCGCTGCGGGCGTACTCGGTGGGGTTCCAGGGCGCGCAGTCCGAGGTGAGCGAACTGCCGCACGCGCGGGCAGTCGCGGCGGCCATCGGGGCGGACCTGCGGGAGATCGAGTTGCGGCCCGCGGACTTCGCGGACCTCGCGCCGGTGCTGTCCGGCAGCCTGAACGGACCCTTCGCGGACCCGGCCGACATCGCCATGCTGAAACTGTCCCTGGCGGCCGCCGAGGACGTGAAGGTCGTGCTGTCCGGCGAGGGCGGCGACGAGGCGTTCGCCGGCTACCCCAAGTACGCCGTGGACCGCCACGCCGGCCTGCTGGGCCCGGCCATGGGCACCGTGCGGGGCCTGCTGGGCCGCCGCAGCCGCCTGGGCATCGCCGCGAACGCCCTGGCCGAACGGGACCGGGCGGTGCGCTGGATGCGCTGGTTCGAGAACGACGCCGCGCCCGCCGGACTGGTCGGGGCGCTGCGGCAGGGGGGCGCGCAGCCGGGCCGCGCGTGCGCCTGGGTGGAGGACCGCCTGGCACAGTACCCGGCCGGCTGGAGCGACCTGCAGCGCATGCAGGTGCTGGACCTGGAATCCTGGCTGCCGAACAACCTGCTGAGCCGCGGGGATTACACGACCATGCAGGCGTCCATCGAGCAGCGCGTGCCGATGCTCGACCTGGCCCTCACGCCCTGGGCGGTGGCCCTGCCGGACCGCGTGAAGCTCCGCGGGCTGCGCGGGAAGATGCCGGTGCGCCGGGCCTTTGCGCCGCATCTGCCCAAGCAGGTGCTGGACCGCCCGAAGAGCGGGTTCCGACTGCCGCTCGGGGAGTGGCTGCGCGGCGACCCGGGCCTGCGGGACATGGCGCACGATCACCTGCTCGCGCCGGGCGCGGCGCTGCGGCAGTGGATGACCACCGCCGAAGTGCAGGACCTGCTGTCCCCCGAGGCGCTGTCAAGCACCGGCGGCGCGAAACTGGCGTGGACGGCGCTGTGCCTGGAACTGTGGCTGGGCGCGGCGCGCCCGCAGCGGGTGCTCGCGTGA